Proteins encoded within one genomic window of Natator depressus isolate rNatDep1 chromosome 1, rNatDep2.hap1, whole genome shotgun sequence:
- the UPK3A gene encoding uroplakin-3a isoform X3 produces MFDDSLSPGSSYMVYLYAMADSASTVSSAVIDNSSKPLNATFQDTNGGQLGPYRAALFNVPNCASPPMLADVVNLKKVSDVLKQYLFRVGDDVTCLYDPNFPGACNPPLAEDTTYRFKYLLVDVVAGVVKDQTLWSDPMKTSRVKQPSTIDTWPGRRSGGMIVITSVLSTLMFLLVVGFLASIFFFVIRAAGEASTETTHESLTTQQGVPRSQGSSEGVNQ; encoded by the exons ATGTTTGATGATTCACTGTCTCCAGGTAGCTCCTATATGGTCTACTTGTATGCAATGGCTGACTCTG CAAGCACTGTAAGCTCAGCTGTGATTGACAATAGCAGTAAACCTCTCAACGCCACTTTTCAAGACACCAACGGAGGACAACTTGGACCTTACAGGGCTGCATTGTTTAATGTGCCCAATTGTGCATCACCCCCCATGCTAGCTGATGTTGTAAAtctgaaaaaagtttcagatgTCTTGAAACAATACCTCTTCAGAGTGGGAGATGATGTGACTTGTTTATATGACCCAAACTTCCCTGGTGCCTGTAACCCACCTCTTGCTGAGGATACAACATACAG GTTTAAGTACCTCTTAGTAGATGTGGTTGCAGGTGTTGTGAAAGACCAAACTCTCTGGTCTGACCCAATGAAAACCAGTAGGG TAAAACAGCCTTCAACAATTGATACCTGGCCTGGGCGAAGGAGTGGAGGAATGATTGTCATCACATCAGTCTTAAGCACTCTTATGTTCCTTCTAGTTGTTGGATTTCTTGCCTCCATATTCTTCTTTGTCAT cagggcagcaggagaggcaTCCACAGAGACCACACACGAGTCTCTGACTACCCAGCAGGGTGTACCAAGATCTCAGGGCAGCTCTGAGGGAGTGAACCAGTGA
- the UPK3A gene encoding uroplakin-3a isoform X1 yields MQGHWVVLALCWLGQLCVAQNLRPQIANPKLATNNPTLTTIALEKPFCMFDDSLSPGSSYMVYLYAMADSASTVSSAVIDNSSKPLNATFQDTNGGQLGPYRAALFNVPNCASPPMLADVVNLKKVSDVLKQYLFRVGDDVTCLYDPNFPGACNPPLAEDTTYRFKYLLVDVVAGVVKDQTLWSDPMKTSRVKQPSTIDTWPGRRSGGMIVITSVLSTLMFLLVVGFLASIFFFVIRAAGEASTETTHESLTTQQGVPRSQGSSEGVNQ; encoded by the exons ATGCAGGGCCATTGGGTCGTGCTAGCTCTTTGCTGGCTAGGGCAGCTGTGTGTGG CTCAGAATTTGAGGCCTCAGATTGCAAACCCCAAACTTGCTACAAACAATCCTACCCTTACTACAATTGCTCTAGAGAAACCTTTCTGTATGTTTGATGATTCACTGTCTCCAGGTAGCTCCTATATGGTCTACTTGTATGCAATGGCTGACTCTG CAAGCACTGTAAGCTCAGCTGTGATTGACAATAGCAGTAAACCTCTCAACGCCACTTTTCAAGACACCAACGGAGGACAACTTGGACCTTACAGGGCTGCATTGTTTAATGTGCCCAATTGTGCATCACCCCCCATGCTAGCTGATGTTGTAAAtctgaaaaaagtttcagatgTCTTGAAACAATACCTCTTCAGAGTGGGAGATGATGTGACTTGTTTATATGACCCAAACTTCCCTGGTGCCTGTAACCCACCTCTTGCTGAGGATACAACATACAG GTTTAAGTACCTCTTAGTAGATGTGGTTGCAGGTGTTGTGAAAGACCAAACTCTCTGGTCTGACCCAATGAAAACCAGTAGGG TAAAACAGCCTTCAACAATTGATACCTGGCCTGGGCGAAGGAGTGGAGGAATGATTGTCATCACATCAGTCTTAAGCACTCTTATGTTCCTTCTAGTTGTTGGATTTCTTGCCTCCATATTCTTCTTTGTCAT cagggcagcaggagaggcaTCCACAGAGACCACACACGAGTCTCTGACTACCCAGCAGGGTGTACCAAGATCTCAGGGCAGCTCTGAGGGAGTGAACCAGTGA
- the UPK3A gene encoding uroplakin-3a isoform X2, translated as MQGHWVVLALCWLGQLCVAQNLRPQIANPKLATNNPTLTTIALEKPFCMFDDSLSPGSSYMVYLYAMADSASTVSSAVIDNSSKPLNATFQDTNGGQLGPYRAALFNVPNCASPPMLADVVNLKKVSDVLKQYLFRVGDDVTCLYDPNFPGACNPPLAEDTTYRFKYLLVDVVAGVVKDQTLWSDPMKTSRVKQPSTIDTWPGRRSGGMIVITSVLSTLMFLLVVGFLASIFFFVMAAGEASTETTHESLTTQQGVPRSQGSSEGVNQ; from the exons ATGCAGGGCCATTGGGTCGTGCTAGCTCTTTGCTGGCTAGGGCAGCTGTGTGTGG CTCAGAATTTGAGGCCTCAGATTGCAAACCCCAAACTTGCTACAAACAATCCTACCCTTACTACAATTGCTCTAGAGAAACCTTTCTGTATGTTTGATGATTCACTGTCTCCAGGTAGCTCCTATATGGTCTACTTGTATGCAATGGCTGACTCTG CAAGCACTGTAAGCTCAGCTGTGATTGACAATAGCAGTAAACCTCTCAACGCCACTTTTCAAGACACCAACGGAGGACAACTTGGACCTTACAGGGCTGCATTGTTTAATGTGCCCAATTGTGCATCACCCCCCATGCTAGCTGATGTTGTAAAtctgaaaaaagtttcagatgTCTTGAAACAATACCTCTTCAGAGTGGGAGATGATGTGACTTGTTTATATGACCCAAACTTCCCTGGTGCCTGTAACCCACCTCTTGCTGAGGATACAACATACAG GTTTAAGTACCTCTTAGTAGATGTGGTTGCAGGTGTTGTGAAAGACCAAACTCTCTGGTCTGACCCAATGAAAACCAGTAGGG TAAAACAGCCTTCAACAATTGATACCTGGCCTGGGCGAAGGAGTGGAGGAATGATTGTCATCACATCAGTCTTAAGCACTCTTATGTTCCTTCTAGTTGTTGGATTTCTTGCCTCCATATTCTTCTTTGTCAT ggcagcaggagaggcaTCCACAGAGACCACACACGAGTCTCTGACTACCCAGCAGGGTGTACCAAGATCTCAGGGCAGCTCTGAGGGAGTGAACCAGTGA